One window of the Chitinophaga niabensis genome contains the following:
- a CDS encoding pyridoxal phosphate-dependent aminotransferase, producing the protein MKLSHLAETLIGSEIIKLAGEIKEKQAKGEKIYNFTIGDFDPKVFPIPIEFENEIAQAYRDKYTNYPPADGIAELRKAVGDFIAEREGLSYDPNSEIVISCGGRPIIYATYRTIVDRGEKVIYATPSWNNNHYTHFLEGEHVVLEAKAENDFMPTAPELKPLLKGATLLALCSPQNPTGTTFGKKQLEEICDMVLEENKSRAEGEKPLYVLFDQMYWVLTFGDTEHYNPVSLRPEMKNYTVFIDGMSKAFAGTGVRVGWALGPKHVMTKMKAILSHVGAWSPMAEQKAAAKYLVQKEAVDKYLAHFKGEVEERLVKIYEGFDALKKAGHKVDAIAPQAAIYLTIKLDLTGKTTADGKVLADQAAVTTYFLDEAKLAVVPFYAFGSKKDSPWYRLSVGTCVKEEIPAMLSALKAALEKLK; encoded by the coding sequence ATGAAACTGTCTCATTTAGCCGAAACGCTGATAGGTTCCGAAATTATCAAACTTGCCGGAGAGATCAAGGAAAAGCAGGCTAAGGGCGAAAAGATCTACAATTTCACCATCGGAGACTTCGATCCCAAAGTGTTTCCTATTCCCATTGAATTTGAGAATGAGATAGCACAGGCGTACAGAGATAAATACACCAACTACCCACCTGCAGATGGTATCGCAGAATTGCGCAAAGCTGTTGGTGATTTCATCGCAGAACGCGAAGGGCTCAGCTACGATCCTAACAGCGAGATCGTGATCTCCTGTGGTGGCCGTCCCATCATCTATGCTACTTACCGCACTATCGTAGACCGCGGCGAGAAAGTGATCTATGCCACTCCATCCTGGAATAATAACCACTACACACACTTCCTGGAAGGGGAACACGTAGTGCTGGAGGCAAAAGCTGAAAACGATTTCATGCCCACTGCCCCAGAACTGAAACCATTGCTGAAAGGCGCTACCCTCCTGGCTTTATGCTCCCCGCAGAACCCAACCGGTACCACCTTCGGTAAAAAACAACTGGAAGAGATCTGTGACATGGTGCTGGAAGAAAATAAGAGCCGCGCAGAAGGTGAAAAACCTCTCTACGTGCTGTTCGACCAAATGTACTGGGTACTCACTTTCGGAGACACCGAGCACTACAACCCCGTTTCCCTCCGTCCTGAAATGAAGAACTATACCGTATTCATTGATGGTATGAGTAAAGCTTTCGCCGGTACCGGTGTAAGGGTGGGTTGGGCACTTGGTCCAAAACATGTAATGACCAAAATGAAAGCCATCCTTTCTCACGTAGGTGCCTGGAGCCCTATGGCAGAACAGAAAGCGGCTGCTAAATACCTCGTTCAGAAAGAAGCAGTAGATAAATACCTCGCACATTTCAAAGGAGAGGTAGAAGAAAGACTGGTGAAAATATACGAAGGCTTCGATGCTCTGAAAAAAGCAGGTCATAAAGTAGATGCCATCGCGCCACAGGCTGCGATCTATTTAACCATCAAACTGGACCTCACAGGCAAAACAACCGCAGACGGTAAAGTACTGGCCGACCAGGCTGCTGTAACCACTTACTTCCTCGATGAAGCGAAGCTGGCTGTTGTTCCTTTCTATGCTTTCGGTTCTAAAAAGGACTCTCCCTGGTACCGCCTCAGCGTAGGTACCTGCGTGAAAGAAGAGATCCCTGCTATGCTGTCTGCCCTGAAAGCTGCGCTGGAGAAATTGAAATAA
- a CDS encoding lipocalin family protein has product MNYRTIVFFSLLFITACQSPAPKKVVVENITLVDSMEDPLEMGKDTIIAPVIDSVQIDSTAIFGKWTQPVQGIDSIFQGFQLKKNGIASSINMETLKYDKWKLLKDTLLLWSHSEGVATRTATIDTLLVKTLNDTVLVAWPITAATGYLETFKRPRKGK; this is encoded by the coding sequence ATGAACTACCGCACGATAGTATTCTTTTCTTTATTGTTTATAACAGCCTGCCAGTCTCCCGCTCCTAAAAAGGTAGTGGTAGAAAATATAACCCTGGTGGATAGTATGGAGGATCCCCTCGAAATGGGAAAAGACACGATTATAGCGCCGGTAATTGATAGTGTGCAAATAGATTCTACCGCCATCTTTGGAAAATGGACGCAACCCGTACAGGGAATAGACAGTATCTTCCAGGGATTCCAGTTAAAGAAGAATGGCATTGCCAGCTCCATTAATATGGAAACACTGAAATACGATAAATGGAAGCTTTTAAAGGATACGCTGCTGCTGTGGAGTCATTCAGAGGGAGTTGCAACCAGAACGGCAACCATAGATACCCTGCTGGTAAAAACGTTGAATGATACCGTGTTGGTGGCCTGGCCGATAACTGCAGCTACTGGTTATCTGGAAACATTCAAACGCCCGAGGAAAGGGAAATAA
- a CDS encoding TetR/AcrR family transcriptional regulator produces the protein MRERILDTALRLFRTFGIKSITMQDIARDCGISKKTVYEYFADKQELVEEVTRFMISAHGNNLEVCSANGKDAIDELVSSLRFTETFAKGINPVLLHELEKYHPTAWKTIADFKSNYVIKAISDNLDRGIREGLYRSDISIHIMSHMRLMQLDSAFSPVDYPATEFDLHEVMYQVTEHYIRGIATPEGTRRLEEYLTIKELSPQ, from the coding sequence ATGCGGGAAAGGATCTTAGATACTGCGCTTCGCCTGTTCCGGACTTTCGGGATCAAAAGCATCACCATGCAGGACATTGCCCGCGACTGCGGCATCTCCAAAAAAACGGTGTATGAATATTTTGCCGATAAACAGGAACTCGTGGAAGAAGTAACGCGCTTCATGATCTCCGCCCATGGCAACAACCTGGAAGTATGCAGCGCCAATGGTAAAGACGCGATAGACGAATTAGTGTCCTCCCTCCGGTTCACGGAAACATTTGCGAAAGGCATCAACCCTGTACTGCTGCATGAACTGGAAAAGTATCATCCCACCGCCTGGAAAACCATCGCGGACTTTAAGAGTAACTATGTAATTAAAGCCATCAGTGACAACCTGGACCGTGGTATCAGGGAAGGACTATACCGCAGTGATATCAGCATCCACATCATGAGCCATATGCGCCTCATGCAACTGGATTCTGCTTTTTCGCCGGTAGATTATCCCGCCACAGAATTTGACCTGCATGAAGTGATGTACCAGGTCACTGAACACTACATACGAGGAATTGCCACCCCGGAAGGGACCCGGCGCCTGGAAGAATACCTGACTATAAAAGAACTTTCGCCACAATAG
- a CDS encoding SDR family oxidoreductase yields MKKVLITGANKSIGFETARQLLAKGYFVYLGSRDLQKGEKAVNTLKAAGFENIKTIQIDVSDPASVTAARKQVDALDILINNAGIKENIPPDAAMTDIDSIRKVFDTNFFGAIQVTQTFLDLLQQSAEPRIVNVTSGLASLTLHSDPSWKYYHLKRAGYGPSKTALNAYTVVLAYELKNTAFKVNAVDPGFTATDFNDHRGTGTVEDAAKIIVKYATIGADGPSGKFFSNEIDTESKESAW; encoded by the coding sequence ATGAAAAAAGTATTGATAACAGGGGCTAACAAAAGCATCGGCTTTGAAACTGCCAGGCAATTACTAGCAAAGGGATATTTTGTATACCTCGGGAGCAGGGACCTGCAAAAAGGTGAGAAGGCTGTAAACACATTAAAGGCAGCGGGTTTTGAAAATATTAAGACCATACAGATTGACGTAAGCGATCCTGCATCTGTAACTGCAGCCAGAAAACAGGTAGACGCTTTGGATATCCTCATCAATAATGCCGGCATAAAGGAAAACATTCCTCCAGATGCCGCTATGACAGATATTGACAGTATCAGGAAAGTATTCGACACCAATTTTTTCGGCGCTATCCAGGTAACCCAAACTTTCCTGGACCTGTTGCAGCAATCAGCGGAGCCAAGAATTGTGAATGTTACATCAGGACTGGCATCCCTCACACTCCACAGTGATCCGTCATGGAAATATTATCATTTGAAGCGTGCAGGGTATGGCCCTTCCAAAACTGCGCTGAACGCGTATACGGTTGTACTGGCGTATGAATTAAAAAACACTGCTTTTAAGGTAAACGCGGTGGACCCTGGTTTTACAGCCACCGATTTTAACGATCATCGTGGTACAGGAACAGTGGAAGATGCAGCAAAAATTATTGTGAAATATGCTACGATCGGCGCTGATGGCCCCAGCGGGAAATTTTTCAGCAATGAAATAGATACGGAAAGCAAAGAAAGTGCCTGGTAA
- the dnaN gene encoding DNA polymerase III subunit beta, with the protein MKFIVSSSTLLKQLQQISGVINSNTVLPILEDFLFLIEKNELTVVATDLETVMKVKLEVEAKETGRICIPAKILLDSLKNLPDQPLTFNIDLNSFAVEITSDNGKYKVMGENPENFPKEPAAEDATNFTMTASALITAINKTLFAVSNDDLRPQMTGVFFELHPDNITFVATDAHRLVKYIRTDVKCPQADTFIVPKKPLNLLKAAIPDNDTEIKVSYSGNHFFVSHDNAQMICRLIDARFPDYKVVIPKENPYRLTLVKSDFQNGLKRVSVFANKSTNQVALNISGSELQLSAQDVDFSFEGNERMSCQYSGEDMQIAFNAKFLIEMLNAAEGDEITIDLSAPTKAGILRPVEKGAEEDLLMLVMPLLLNN; encoded by the coding sequence ATGAAGTTTATCGTTTCTTCTTCTACCTTATTGAAACAATTGCAACAGATCAGCGGTGTGATCAACTCTAACACGGTTTTGCCTATCCTGGAAGACTTTCTCTTCCTGATAGAAAAAAACGAGCTCACCGTAGTAGCTACCGACCTGGAAACCGTTATGAAGGTGAAGCTGGAGGTAGAAGCTAAAGAAACCGGCCGTATCTGCATTCCTGCAAAGATCCTGCTGGATTCATTGAAGAACCTGCCTGATCAGCCGTTGACCTTCAACATCGATTTGAATTCATTCGCTGTAGAGATCACGTCTGACAATGGTAAGTATAAAGTAATGGGTGAAAATCCGGAGAACTTCCCGAAAGAACCTGCTGCTGAAGATGCTACCAATTTCACGATGACGGCCTCTGCACTGATCACTGCTATCAACAAAACACTGTTTGCAGTGAGCAATGATGATCTGCGTCCGCAAATGACAGGGGTGTTCTTTGAACTGCATCCGGATAATATCACGTTCGTAGCAACAGACGCACACCGTCTTGTTAAATACATCCGTACAGACGTTAAATGCCCGCAGGCAGATACTTTCATTGTTCCAAAGAAACCTTTGAACCTCCTGAAAGCTGCTATTCCTGATAATGATACAGAGATCAAGGTATCTTACAGCGGTAATCACTTCTTCGTTTCTCATGATAACGCACAAATGATCTGCCGCCTGATCGATGCCCGTTTCCCTGATTATAAAGTGGTGATCCCGAAGGAAAACCCTTACCGCCTTACTTTGGTGAAAAGTGATTTCCAGAACGGTCTCAAACGTGTGAGCGTTTTCGCTAACAAGAGCACTAACCAGGTAGCCCTCAATATCTCCGGCAGCGAGTTACAGCTTTCTGCACAGGATGTTGACTTCTCCTTTGAAGGTAATGAGCGTATGAGTTGCCAATACAGCGGCGAGGATATGCAGATCGCTTTCAACGCTAAGTTCCTCATTGAAATGCTGAACGCAGCAGAAGGTGATGAGATCACGATCGATCTGAGCGCACCCACTAAAGCAGGTATTCTCCGCCCGGTAGAAAAGGGAGCAGAAGAAGATCTGTTGATGCTGGTAATGCCATTATTACTGAACAACTAA
- the thiS gene encoding sulfur carrier protein ThiS: MEVLVNNKLYAVQPETSVTALLQFIQLSSLKGIAVAINQEVVPKPDWPSRLLHPADNITIIQATQGG, encoded by the coding sequence ATGGAAGTGCTTGTAAACAATAAACTTTATGCGGTGCAGCCGGAAACTTCCGTTACTGCGCTCTTACAGTTTATTCAACTCTCATCGCTCAAAGGCATTGCAGTTGCCATCAACCAGGAGGTCGTCCCGAAGCCGGACTGGCCATCCAGACTATTACATCCGGCGGATAACATTACGATCATCCAGGCCACACAGGGCGGGTAA
- a CDS encoding TetR/AcrR family transcriptional regulator: MQTETRDEMRERIIEAALKRFTHYSASKTTMNEIADDLHCSKASLYYYFPDKKALHLSVLEKAGETFFEELESAAASKNSAYDALMEMIAIRHAFAKRFCRLELFKTLRDKQILNSEDIFKYARERETQIVANIIRKGVENGELSTDEPEKVATLYIQSMIGLRFSMSHNGMSDDISDEEFETVRGWQIMLADIFIKGLKK, translated from the coding sequence ATGCAAACAGAAACCAGAGACGAAATGCGCGAGCGGATCATAGAAGCGGCTCTGAAAAGGTTCACTCATTACAGTGCGTCCAAGACCACCATGAATGAGATAGCCGATGACCTGCATTGCTCCAAGGCCTCTTTATATTATTACTTCCCGGACAAGAAAGCCCTGCACCTCAGTGTACTGGAAAAAGCCGGAGAAACTTTTTTCGAAGAACTGGAATCAGCTGCCGCGTCAAAAAACTCGGCTTACGATGCCCTGATGGAAATGATCGCCATCCGCCACGCCTTTGCCAAACGTTTTTGCCGCCTGGAGCTTTTCAAAACGCTGCGTGACAAACAGATCCTCAATTCAGAAGACATTTTCAAATATGCCCGGGAACGGGAAACACAAATTGTAGCAAACATTATCAGAAAAGGGGTGGAGAATGGAGAATTATCAACAGACGAACCAGAGAAGGTAGCCACCCTTTATATACAGTCCATGATCGGCCTCCGCTTCTCTATGTCGCACAACGGCATGAGCGATGATATCTCAGATGAGGAGTTTGAAACAGTGCGCGGATGGCAGATTATGCTTGCCGATATTTTCATCAAAGGATTAAAAAAGTAA
- a CDS encoding helix-turn-helix domain-containing protein, whose translation MYPATETIIPKYALDPEYTGANGTFMIKKAVGGINMIRSEFLLPHRKDYYFMVFVREGSSRHWIDMVPYTLKPDTFYFTVPHQVHLKEEAQPLIGMLIGFTEGFLALEGNGFLKQLPIIQNPHNGHELNLSPEDVTFLDSTLSRIHTEFSTKNNWQQGMLMAYMHVLLIHLSRLYTAQFNNSELVADRVILKKYLSKIEESYTELHEVAAYAELLNISAGHLSELVKQQSGKPAIAHIHERLILEAKRLLLHSEQSIKEIAFGLGFEDASYFNRFFKRITTRTPVEYRTAIREMYH comes from the coding sequence ATGTATCCAGCAACTGAAACGATCATCCCGAAATATGCGCTGGACCCGGAATACACGGGCGCGAACGGGACGTTTATGATAAAAAAGGCGGTAGGCGGCATTAATATGATCCGGTCTGAGTTTTTGTTGCCCCACCGTAAAGATTACTATTTCATGGTGTTTGTCAGGGAAGGGAGCAGCCGGCACTGGATAGATATGGTCCCTTATACCTTAAAACCAGATACCTTTTACTTTACCGTACCCCACCAGGTACATTTAAAAGAGGAAGCGCAACCACTCATCGGAATGCTCATTGGGTTTACGGAAGGATTTTTAGCGTTGGAGGGGAATGGCTTTCTGAAACAATTGCCTATTATTCAAAATCCGCACAACGGTCACGAGCTTAACCTCAGCCCGGAGGACGTTACTTTTTTAGATAGCACCCTCAGCAGGATCCACACAGAATTTTCTACAAAAAACAACTGGCAGCAGGGTATGCTGATGGCTTATATGCATGTTTTGCTGATCCATTTAAGCAGGCTATATACAGCCCAGTTTAATAATTCAGAATTGGTAGCAGACAGGGTGATATTAAAAAAATACCTGTCTAAGATCGAGGAATCCTATACCGAATTACATGAAGTTGCTGCTTATGCAGAGCTCCTGAATATCTCTGCGGGGCATTTGAGTGAGCTGGTGAAACAGCAAAGCGGAAAACCTGCCATTGCGCATATCCATGAACGTTTGATCCTGGAAGCCAAACGCCTTTTACTCCATTCAGAACAATCTATTAAGGAAATTGCTTTTGGGCTGGGGTTTGAAGATGCTTCTTACTTTAACCGTTTTTTCAAACGGATCACAACACGTACCCCTGTTGAATACAGAACCGCTATCCGGGAAATGTACCATTGA
- a CDS encoding sterol desaturase family protein — MIDFFENIPSYYRTAILVAGLVILWLIEGVIPRLRFSNNKYKHAGTNLFFTLTTAAVNLGFAFLIVKASEWTSAERFGVLYLVNLPAWLHAILALLLLDFIGAYLVHLVQHKIAWMWHFHKIHHTDTAIDATTALRHHPIESVFRVVALFVAIVVAGVPIWMVMLYQTISAFMSQFNHANIYLPHWLDKGLSWIIVSPDMHKVHHSRHQPETDSNYANIFSIWDRLFGTFVTVKDTTSISYGLDEYQDARYQQIGPLLKTPWEEVPEVKQQTSLQQ, encoded by the coding sequence ATGATCGACTTTTTCGAAAATATACCCTCGTATTACCGTACGGCTATTTTGGTTGCCGGTCTCGTGATATTATGGTTGATCGAAGGGGTGATCCCAAGATTGCGCTTTAGTAATAATAAATATAAACATGCAGGTACGAATCTCTTTTTTACGCTCACAACAGCAGCGGTGAACCTGGGGTTTGCTTTCCTGATCGTAAAAGCATCGGAATGGACAAGTGCGGAGCGGTTCGGGGTATTATACCTTGTTAATTTACCAGCCTGGTTGCATGCTATACTGGCTTTGCTGCTGCTGGACTTTATAGGGGCTTACCTGGTGCACCTGGTACAACATAAGATCGCATGGATGTGGCACTTCCATAAGATCCATCATACAGATACGGCGATTGATGCCACTACCGCATTGCGGCATCATCCCATAGAAAGTGTGTTCAGGGTAGTGGCTTTATTTGTGGCCATTGTGGTAGCGGGGGTTCCTATCTGGATGGTAATGTTATATCAAACGATATCGGCTTTTATGAGCCAGTTCAATCATGCCAACATTTACCTGCCGCATTGGCTGGATAAAGGTTTGAGCTGGATCATCGTATCGCCGGACATGCATAAAGTGCATCATAGCCGTCATCAGCCGGAAACTGATTCTAACTATGCTAACATATTTTCTATCTGGGATCGCTTGTTTGGAACGTTTGTAACGGTGAAAGATACAACCAGCATAAGTTACGGACTGGATGAATACCAGGACGCCCGTTATCAGCAGATCGGGCCGTTATTAAAAACACCATGGGAAGAAGTGCCGGAGGTAAAGCAACAGACGAGTTTACAACAGTAA
- a CDS encoding SRPBCC domain-containing protein, with protein sequence MKRTDNASRIIMASPETIYQAHLDPKAVAAWRPPKGMTCRIYAFNPQEGGTYKMAFIYADKEQAYGKTSAHEDVFSGRFEELIPNKKIVEIVTFESDDPAFAGALKFTTTLTAVASGTEVDVKAENVPSGITREDHQAGMDASLQNLAEFTE encoded by the coding sequence ATGAAAAGGACAGACAACGCTTCCCGTATCATCATGGCTTCCCCGGAAACCATTTACCAGGCGCATCTCGACCCAAAGGCTGTTGCCGCCTGGCGCCCGCCGAAAGGCATGACCTGCAGGATCTATGCGTTCAATCCACAGGAAGGCGGGACCTACAAAATGGCATTTATTTATGCGGATAAAGAACAGGCATACGGCAAAACATCAGCACATGAAGATGTTTTCTCCGGGCGTTTTGAAGAACTCATTCCCAATAAAAAAATTGTGGAAATAGTAACGTTTGAATCAGATGATCCCGCTTTTGCAGGAGCGCTAAAATTCACAACAACACTTACAGCTGTGGCCAGTGGTACGGAAGTAGACGTGAAAGCAGAGAATGTGCCGTCCGGTATAACACGCGAAGACCACCAGGCCGGCATGGACGCTTCTCTGCAGAACCTGGCGGAATTTACAGAGTAG
- the thiC gene encoding phosphomethylpyrimidine synthase ThiC, with translation MKTISRGSFAGSKKIYVPGTLHDISVSMREITLSDTRLHGSKLTEQNAPVTVYDTSGPYTDDAIEIDVRRGLPRLRQQWILDRADVTLLHDFSSEYGRERLRSPALEHLRFEHLQLPLRAKPGKNVSQLHYAKQGIITPEMEYIAIRENQRAEELYRKDQSLWHQHKGNNFGAGMAPSWITPEFVRKEIAEGRAIIPSNINHPESEPMIIGRNFLVKINANIGNSAVTSSIEEEVEKAVWACRWGADTIMDLSTGKNIHETREWIIRNCPVPVGTVPIYQALEKVNGKAEALTWELFRDTLIEQAEQGVDYFTIHAGVLLRYIPLTAKRTTGIVSRGGSIMAKWCLAHHKENFLYTHFEEICEIMKAYDVAFSLGDGLRPGSIADANDAAQFAELETLGELTKIAWRHDVQVMIEGPGHVPMHLIKENMDKQLKECHEAPFYTLGPLTTDIAPGYDHITSAIGAAMIGWFGTAMLCYVTPKEHLGLPNREDVKTGVITYKLAAHAADLAKGHPGAQHRDNALSKARFEFRWEDQFNLSLDPDTARSFHDETLPADGAKVAHFCSMCGPHFCSMKITQEVREFAATKGLAEDAALTAGMEAQAQTFVEQGGEIYS, from the coding sequence ATGAAAACAATTAGCCGCGGCTCATTTGCCGGATCAAAGAAAATATACGTACCGGGTACCCTGCATGATATTTCCGTAAGTATGCGGGAGATAACGTTATCGGATACACGGTTGCACGGATCTAAGCTTACTGAACAGAATGCCCCTGTAACAGTTTATGATACCAGTGGCCCTTATACAGACGATGCCATTGAGATAGACGTTCGCCGGGGGCTTCCCAGGCTGCGCCAGCAATGGATCTTAGACCGCGCAGATGTAACCCTGCTCCATGATTTTTCTTCCGAATACGGGCGGGAACGTTTGCGTTCTCCAGCCCTGGAACATCTCCGTTTTGAACATCTGCAATTGCCCCTGCGCGCCAAACCGGGTAAAAATGTTTCCCAATTGCATTATGCAAAGCAGGGTATCATCACACCGGAAATGGAATACATCGCTATTCGTGAGAATCAGCGGGCAGAGGAATTGTACCGTAAAGATCAATCCCTCTGGCATCAGCATAAAGGCAACAATTTTGGTGCCGGGATGGCGCCATCCTGGATCACGCCGGAATTTGTGCGGAAGGAAATTGCAGAAGGCCGTGCCATTATTCCTTCTAACATCAATCACCCGGAAAGTGAGCCGATGATCATTGGCCGGAATTTTCTCGTAAAGATCAATGCCAACATCGGGAACTCTGCTGTTACTTCCAGCATTGAGGAAGAAGTAGAAAAAGCAGTATGGGCCTGCCGCTGGGGTGCGGATACCATTATGGACCTCAGCACAGGCAAGAACATTCATGAAACCCGTGAGTGGATCATCCGGAATTGCCCGGTGCCGGTGGGTACTGTGCCTATTTACCAGGCATTGGAAAAAGTGAATGGTAAAGCGGAAGCCCTCACCTGGGAACTTTTCCGCGATACCTTAATTGAACAGGCGGAACAGGGGGTGGATTACTTTACCATCCATGCCGGAGTATTACTCCGTTATATTCCGCTTACGGCCAAACGCACTACAGGCATTGTTTCCCGCGGTGGTTCCATCATGGCTAAATGGTGCCTGGCACATCATAAAGAAAATTTCCTCTACACGCATTTTGAAGAGATCTGCGAGATCATGAAAGCATATGATGTGGCTTTCTCTCTCGGCGATGGTCTCCGCCCGGGTTCAATTGCAGACGCCAATGATGCTGCGCAGTTCGCAGAACTGGAAACATTGGGTGAACTCACTAAAATAGCCTGGCGCCACGATGTACAGGTAATGATAGAAGGGCCGGGGCATGTGCCCATGCATCTCATCAAAGAGAACATGGACAAACAATTGAAAGAATGCCATGAAGCACCCTTCTATACCCTCGGGCCTTTAACTACAGATATCGCTCCTGGTTATGATCACATTACTTCTGCCATCGGCGCAGCCATGATCGGATGGTTCGGAACGGCCATGCTTTGTTATGTAACGCCTAAAGAACATCTCGGCCTTCCCAACCGTGAAGATGTGAAAACAGGGGTGATCACTTATAAACTCGCGGCACATGCGGCCGACCTTGCCAAAGGGCATCCCGGCGCACAACACAGAGATAATGCATTGAGCAAAGCGCGCTTTGAGTTCCGCTGGGAAGATCAGTTCAACCTCTCCCTCGATCCCGATACGGCTCGTAGTTTTCATGATGAAACGTTGCCGGCGGATGGCGCAAAAGTGGCACACTTCTGTTCTATGTGCGGACCTCATTTCTGTTCCATGAAGATCACGCAGGAGGTGCGGGAATTCGCTGCCACAAAGGGATTGGCAGAAGATGCTGCTTTAACGGCTGGCATGGAAGCACAGGCACAGACATTTGTTGAACAAGGCGGGGAGATCTATTCATGA